The sequence below is a genomic window from Natronorubrum halophilum.
GACGAATCCGACTCCGTCACAGTCCTCACCGGAAGCTACGACAGTCCGGTCGAGACCGACGCCGTTGACGCGATCGATAAGACCGTCGAGCGCGCCGCTACTGACCGCGACGAGCCGACGCCGCTCGCCAGATCCGAGCCGGCCGGGAAAACGGACTCGAGCGAACTCGTCGCGTACATGCGCGAAATGGGCGACGACGGCGTCGTCCGTGAATACCGTGGCGTCGCCGAAACGCCCGGCTCGGCCTCCCTCCTCCACGAGCGCGCCGAACGCCGCGCAACGGCGCTCGAGCGTCGAGATTCCTGGGAGCCCCAGAGGGGGTTCGATCGAAACCAGCTCTCGACGCAGGACCTCGACATCGAGAACATGGAACGAATCTACGAGAATCACCTCGAGACGGTCAAAGAGCCGTTCGGCGTCGTCGGGACGTGGATCGACTGGTACCATACGCGCGACGAGGACCGGGCCGTCAACGCGATCACCCAGCGCGTCGCCATGGAACCCGGGACCCAGCTGTGGGGCTCCACCTGGGGGAACAACGACGGGTTCGCGGAAACCGACTGGAGCAACAACGAAATCGGCGGCGAGGAACTCAACGACTGGGAACCGTTCGGCACGCAGGACGGGTCCGTCAACAAGAGCGTGAGCGTCTCCGCGTCGCTGTCGGCGTCGCCCTCGCTGTCGGCGTCAGTCAGCTGGACCTACAGCCAGCCAGCGCTGATGGTGGAGGATCAGACGAGCTTTCACGAGAACAAGAACCACTGGTTCTTCGACGCGAACACCGGCGCGACCGAAACGAGCACCATCGGAATCCGTCCCGGAAGCATCTGCTACACGAACCTGCCGACCTGCGAGTGGAAGCAGGTCTGTCAGGTCAAGACGATCGGCACCTTTTTCGAGGAATCGACGTTCCACGACCACCACGAGACCTTCGGACATCACGAAAACCTCAGCGTACAGCACTGCTGAACGCGACCTGGACACGCGGACTCGAGAACCGTCGGCATATCAGTGCCGGCCGTTTTCGAACGAGGGCCACGAATACCGGTGTTGCGGGCGGATTCTCTCGACCGAGAAGGGATACCTACACTATCCTTCGGCTCATTTATTCGCGTCATGGTCGTCGGAGATGTCACCACTGGAACGGACGTACTGGTAATCGGTGCTGGCCCGGCCGGCTACGTGGCCGCGATTCGCGCCGGACAGCTCGATCTCGATGTCACGCTCGTCGAAAAGGAGGCCTACGGTGGTACCTGCCTGAACCACGGCTGTATCCCGTCGAAGGCCCTGATCACGGCGACCGATGTCGCCCACGAGGCCGCAACCGCCGAGGAGATGGGGATCCACGCCGACCCCGCGATCGACCTCGCGGGGATGGTCGATTGGAAAGACGACGTCGTCGATCAACTCACCAGCGGCGTCGAGAAACTCTGCAAGGCCAATCAGGTCAATCTACTCGAGGGTACCGCGACCTTCGTCGACGAAAACACCGTCCGCGTCTCTCACAGCGGCGAGGGACAGGGCTCGGAAACCCTCGAGTTCGAACACGCCATCGTCGCGACGGGTTCTCGCCCCATCTCGATTCCGGACTTTTCGTTCGGGGCCGAGCAGGTTCTGAACTCGAGACAGGCGCTGGCGCTCGATTCCGTTCCCGACTCGCTGGTGATCGTCGGGGCCGGCTACATCGGCATGGAACTGGCGAACGTCTTCGCGAAGCTGGGAACCGACGTCACGGTGATCGAGATGCTCGACTCCGTGCTGCCGGGCTACGACGACGACCTCAAACGACCGGTCAAACAGCGAGCCGAGGAGCTGGGCATCGAGTTCCACTTCGGCTACACGGCCTCGGAGTGGTACGAGCCGGACGGCGGCATCCGCGTCGTCGCCGAGCCGGTATCACAGGCCGCCGCGGACGGCGGTGCAGCGACCGGCGACGCCGACACGACCGAAGACGACCGTCTCGAACTCGACGTCGAACAGGTGCTCGTCGCCGTCGGCCGCGAACCCGTCTCC
It includes:
- a CDS encoding twin-arginine translocation signal domain-containing protein produces the protein MTRDTNGRDANERTRSNRRQFLHTAGATTAVFGLSAVGAATVTASDESDSVTVLTGSYDSPVETDAVDAIDKTVERAATDRDEPTPLARSEPAGKTDSSELVAYMREMGDDGVVREYRGVAETPGSASLLHERAERRATALERRDSWEPQRGFDRNQLSTQDLDIENMERIYENHLETVKEPFGVVGTWIDWYHTRDEDRAVNAITQRVAMEPGTQLWGSTWGNNDGFAETDWSNNEIGGEELNDWEPFGTQDGSVNKSVSVSASLSASPSLSASVSWTYSQPALMVEDQTSFHENKNHWFFDANTGATETSTIGIRPGSICYTNLPTCEWKQVCQVKTIGTFFEESTFHDHHETFGHHENLSVQHC
- the lpdA gene encoding dihydrolipoyl dehydrogenase, translated to MVVGDVTTGTDVLVIGAGPAGYVAAIRAGQLDLDVTLVEKEAYGGTCLNHGCIPSKALITATDVAHEAATAEEMGIHADPAIDLAGMVDWKDDVVDQLTSGVEKLCKANQVNLLEGTATFVDENTVRVSHSGEGQGSETLEFEHAIVATGSRPISIPDFSFGAEQVLNSRQALALDSVPDSLVIVGAGYIGMELANVFAKLGTDVTVIEMLDSVLPGYDDDLKRPVKQRAEELGIEFHFGYTASEWYEPDGGIRVVAEPVSQAAADGGAATGDADTTEDDRLELDVEQVLVAVGREPVSDTLDLANAGVETDDRGFIDTDSRARTNVEHIFAVGDVAGEPMLAHKGSMEGQVAAEVIAGEPAAIDYQAMPAVVFTDPEIATVGMTETDAAEAGFETVVGQFPFRASGRALTTGDSDGFVKIVADEADGFVLGASIVGPEASELVAELGLAIELGATLEDIASTVHAHPTLSESVMEAAENALGHAIHTLNR